In the genome of Paenibacillus pabuli, the window TGCTATAATACCCTCCTAACACCATCCTAAAATAACCGTCCCCATAACCGATTTCCCGGCATGTGAATTAGGTATAAAAGCTGCTTTATTCATTCTTATGCCTCTCATAGAGTTCATAGAATTGATTTCATACTAAAATGTATTTCCACATTTATGAGTACTCATACGTTACATATGCAAAACAAACCATACTTTAACTCTTTTAAGCCAAAAAAGAATTCGCTTTCATATCCAATTTTGTTTACACCTTTTTCCTTTCCCGGTATAATGTTGTGTAGACAATCTATGATCGTACATAGGAGAGGAGGACTTACCGTGGCGCGCATGTTTCGGGTACTCGGGTTCTTCACGCTAGCGATTGGCCTGATGGCTTTTGCAGGAGACCTGGTCGAAATGGCTTTGCTTTTTTTCCTGCAGACTGCGTTTTTTGTCATTTTGGGATATCTGAAATTTACGGAACGTACGTACATATTGCTCTTCTGGGGTTATATGATCGTGACATTCACAGGGTTCAGCTACTGGACCGTATTCCAAATGGATTTGCCGCTTTAATCCGCCAGCAGCATCAAAGCGATCCGGCTCATGTCGGATTGCTTTTTTGTCGTTATCAGATTAAATGACTATTCTTGGTGTTATGTAACCACTACGGATATTTCACGTATCTATTTCATATATTGTCTGGAAGAGATAAGCCTATTCGCATTATAGGTATGGGAAGGAGAATGATGGGTGAAACGTCGATATGGCATTCCTGGCTTCATCGTATGTATTATATTTTTGATCCAGCTACCTTGGACTTATGCCTACGGAGAGCCTTCATCTGAGGAAACGCGCGAAATACTGCAACAAAGTCTATCCATCGTCGAAATCGATCATGAAATTGAACGTATTACAGCCAGACAAAAACAGCTGGATGAACAGCGTCAGACATTATCCAATCAGCTTCAGGAACAGGAAGAACAGATACATACTCAGCAAGACCGTGCGGGTGCAGTTGTGAGATCCTACTATACCGGCGAGCGTGATAGTCTTTTGATGACGGTACTGGGGGCAAGATCCATTAAGGATCTGTTCATTCTATACGATTACTATCAGATTATTATTGGCAGGGATCAGGCTGTACTGGACAAGTATCAGGATCGATATCGCACCATGCAGCAAACGTCTGCTCAGATTAACCAGACCTCTGCAGAACTGTCTGAGCTCAAAAACAATCTTCAAAATCAACGTGAACGAGTACTTGCATTACAGAAAGAAGTGGACGGAAAAGTAGCTGCCAGCGGAGATGCTGCAGCCATGCAGAAATTGATGGATGAGTTAACCATTTATTGGGAGAACATCGGCATATACGAGGTCAAACGATATTTCAAAGCATTGGCATCAGCCATGCAGAATCTGCCGCAATTTATTCAGGAACAAAACGGTGGCATCTCCACTACCGGTACAACGTACACCATTCGAATTGGACAAGATGAACTGAATACATTCCTGCGTTCGCAGAATCCGATCTTTGAAGACTTCGCCTTCCAGTTCGACAAAGATCGAATTACCGCCTCAGGGCAGCGTGATCAATTGCAATTAAGCATTGAAGGCCATTATACGGTCGAGAATGAACCTCAAAATTCAATTCGATTTCATGTTGATAAACTTGTGTTTAATCAGTTGGAACTGCCTGATACCACGCGACGGATGCTGGAACGAGAGTTCGATCTCGGATTTTACCCACAGAAAATTCTGTCATTTGTCAAAGCTACTGAGGTATCCACAAGCGAAGGCACACTGGAAGTAAAGCTCATTATTTCATTTTGACGAGCTCTGCATGGCAATAATACTTTTGACGTATTGATTAGCAGTGATCTCTCCCACAAGAAGTTGTTGGATCTTCTTTTGGAAGGCAGAAGTTGGGATAAGGCTTTCCGAAAGTACAGACTGGGATGATTCAGTTGGAAACCAGGATTTTACATCTGTCGCATCGTATTTTGTTATTAGTTTCTGTGACTCAAGATCTAGTTCCTGTTGCTTTGCTGGTAAATAGTTAGCCTGTTCGTACCACTCCGTTTGTACAGAAGAAGAAGTCATCCCTTCAATCCAGCGGCTGGCCTCTTCCGCCTCAAGTGAGCCAGCTGCGATAACAAGACTTCTAGATCTTAGTGATTCCAACGCACTGAAAGCTATTTTCTCCGATGAATCCTGTTTGCTTGCCACGCCTTGATTTACACTCAACAAACGAGAAAGCAACGTGACTACCATAGGAGCCTCCGTTTGCTCACCAGAAGAAGAGATCGTCGGATTTTTTGATTTGACTGTAAGATATGATTGGATCTGATCCAGCAGCTGTATGACCTGTTGATATGACTCTGTTTGCCCAGAGGTTTGCGCTTTCTTAATTTTCTCGGGGGTCATGCCTGGCTCAAATTGATTCAGCCATGCACTTACCGCGTGAAGGTCATTTGAATTTATACTCATTAGATCCGTTCGGTCTTGCTTGGCCTGATGTACAAGTTTAACCCATTGTTCCTTATTTTCGGGTAAACCGGTCAAACCAGCTTCGTCTAGGAATGAAGAGCGAGCTGCGAGTACATAGGCGTCAAAATCAAACGGCATGCCCCATTGGTAGCCATTCCACTCTGTCATTTCCCGTAAGCCAACCATCGTTTCTCCCAAAGACTTGGACAGCGTTGTACCGTTTAACGGATACAGATGCCCTTTTTTGGCATGATATTGAACTTCCTCACTATCCAGAAGTATGATATCTCCGCTTTCCCCTACCGAAAATTTATTGTCAAGCACTTGCTTATATGTATCCGGCTCCAAATTCCGAAGGCTGATCTCCACATGTTGAGAAGTTGCCACTTCATTGGCTATTCTTTTAAACAATGTAAAGTCTTTCTCAGACATCGAGACTACAATCTCTAGCGGGGCATGTTGGTCTTCGCTGCGTGATGATGTGTTGGGAAATGCATCCTTTTCCTGATCCCGTTCCTGATTAAGCTGTGAACCTCTAAAATCAAAGCTGGGAGACAGAATCGTCAACGAAAGCAGCAGCACTGCGAACAAAACAACCTGGTGTCCACGCTTCATTAACTTCCCCTCCCGACTTCACTAATTTTTTCCTGCACCACTCATTGTAACAAATAAGTAGTACTCTTGTCCTATCCTGCCAAAAAACAGTTTTCCGCTATTTTGCATACTTCGAGCATATCGAGTTCTGTGCAATAACTGATTTTTATTTTTTCAGCAAAAAACCGGCTCTTAGAGCCGGTTCATGAAGAACATTTTCCGGGAAATAAACTCCCGTTATCTTACAATAAATCCGCTGCAAGCTGAGCCAACTTGGAACGTTCTCCTTTTTCCAGCATGATATGCCCGCTGATTCCCTCCTGCTTGAACCGCTCCACAATATACGTCAAACCGTTACTTGCCGAATCCAGATAAGGATGGTCAATTTGCTCAGGGTCACCCATCAAAATAATTTTACTGCCTTCGCCCACCCTTGATACAATAGTCTTCACTTCATGTCGAGACAGGTTCTGCGCTTCATCAATAATGATAAACTGTCCTGGTATGGACCGCCCACGAATGTAGGTGAGTGCCTCAACCTGAATACTGCCAAGACCCATCAAAATTTTATCAATGTCGCCTGCTTTTTTGGTATCAAACAAAAATTCCAAGTTATCATAAATCGGCTGCATCCATGGTCTTAGTTTTTCTTCTTTCTCACCAGGAAGATAGCCGATATCTTTCCCCATCGGAACGACCGGACGGGCGATCAATAATTTTTTATACTTATGGTCATCTTCTACTTTAAGCAAACCCGCCGCAAGCGCCAGCAAGGTTTTTCCCGTACCTGCCTTTCCTGTAATCGTGACAAGTGGAATATCATCATTCAGAAGTAGTTCCAGGGCCATCCGCTGTTGCGCGTTACGTGCACTGATGCCCCATACATTATCATTACTCAGGAAAAGGGGTTCCAGCTTCGTTCCCTCTGTATTTACTTTGAGCAAAGCCGATTTATTGGTTCCCATCTCATCCTTGAGAATTACAAATTCATTTGGATAAAGCGAATAAGACAACTGTAATGGTTTGATCGGAAGAAAACGATATGTGTAAAACTCATCAATGACCGACGGATGAACCTTGAGGGCAGTATATCCTGGATATAATTCACTGAGCCCTGCCGTGCGATCTGATAAGTAATCCTGTGTGAAAAGACCGAGTACATCCGCTTTGATACGTACAAGCACATCCTTGCTGACCAGAACCACCTGGCGCTCAACAACCTCTTTCTCATTTTCCTCAATCTGATAATTTAGGGCAACGGCCAAAATCCGATTATCGTTGGACACTTCTCCAAACATTTCCTGTACTTTCACAAAACTGCGGTGATTCAGTTCCACTTTCAAATTGCCTCCGTTAGCCAAAGGGACGCCACTGTGCAGATGTCCCAGTTCACGCAACCCATCAAGAAGTCTCGATACATTACGGGCATTACGGCCAATTTCATCGGCATTTCTTTTTTTGGAGTCGATCTCCTCCAGTACAACCGCGGGAATGATTACCTCATGTTCCTCAAAGGCAAATATGGCATTGGGGTCATGCAGAAGCACGTTCGTATCCAATACAAAAATCTTTTTCATTCAATCCCCTCCAAAGCGGCGTCGTTAAAGGCATGGATAAGTGTGATCTTTCAGCAGCGGCATGGACAATCATGCTCCCATACATAAATGTATTCGACTAGGACAAAATAATTGTCAACCATTCTGAAAAACTCCAGGAAAGGATGAACATTTATGAAATATTGGGTTTGCACGCTGCTTCTGATCTTTATACTTACAGGCTGCAACAGTTCTACACGTAATGCCTCGCAGCAACCAGGCCAGCATGCCAA includes:
- a CDS encoding DUF2626 domain-containing protein, with the protein product MARMFRVLGFFTLAIGLMAFAGDLVEMALLFFLQTAFFVILGYLKFTERTYILLFWGYMIVTFTGFSYWTVFQMDLPL
- a CDS encoding coiled-coil domain-containing protein, producing the protein MKRRYGIPGFIVCIIFLIQLPWTYAYGEPSSEETREILQQSLSIVEIDHEIERITARQKQLDEQRQTLSNQLQEQEEQIHTQQDRAGAVVRSYYTGERDSLLMTVLGARSIKDLFILYDYYQIIIGRDQAVLDKYQDRYRTMQQTSAQINQTSAELSELKNNLQNQRERVLALQKEVDGKVAASGDAAAMQKLMDELTIYWENIGIYEVKRYFKALASAMQNLPQFIQEQNGGISTTGTTYTIRIGQDELNTFLRSQNPIFEDFAFQFDKDRITASGQRDQLQLSIEGHYTVENEPQNSIRFHVDKLVFNQLELPDTTRRMLEREFDLGFYPQKILSFVKATEVSTSEGTLEVKLIISF
- a CDS encoding extracellular solute-binding protein, whose protein sequence is MKRGHQVVLFAVLLLSLTILSPSFDFRGSQLNQERDQEKDAFPNTSSRSEDQHAPLEIVVSMSEKDFTLFKRIANEVATSQHVEISLRNLEPDTYKQVLDNKFSVGESGDIILLDSEEVQYHAKKGHLYPLNGTTLSKSLGETMVGLREMTEWNGYQWGMPFDFDAYVLAARSSFLDEAGLTGLPENKEQWVKLVHQAKQDRTDLMSINSNDLHAVSAWLNQFEPGMTPEKIKKAQTSGQTESYQQVIQLLDQIQSYLTVKSKNPTISSSGEQTEAPMVVTLLSRLLSVNQGVASKQDSSEKIAFSALESLRSRSLVIAAGSLEAEEASRWIEGMTSSSVQTEWYEQANYLPAKQQELDLESQKLITKYDATDVKSWFPTESSQSVLSESLIPTSAFQKKIQQLLVGEITANQYVKSIIAMQSSSK
- a CDS encoding PhoH family protein is translated as MKKIFVLDTNVLLHDPNAIFAFEEHEVIIPAVVLEEIDSKKRNADEIGRNARNVSRLLDGLRELGHLHSGVPLANGGNLKVELNHRSFVKVQEMFGEVSNDNRILAVALNYQIEENEKEVVERQVVLVSKDVLVRIKADVLGLFTQDYLSDRTAGLSELYPGYTALKVHPSVIDEFYTYRFLPIKPLQLSYSLYPNEFVILKDEMGTNKSALLKVNTEGTKLEPLFLSNDNVWGISARNAQQRMALELLLNDDIPLVTITGKAGTGKTLLALAAGLLKVEDDHKYKKLLIARPVVPMGKDIGYLPGEKEEKLRPWMQPIYDNLEFLFDTKKAGDIDKILMGLGSIQVEALTYIRGRSIPGQFIIIDEAQNLSRHEVKTIVSRVGEGSKIILMGDPEQIDHPYLDSASNGLTYIVERFKQEGISGHIMLEKGERSKLAQLAADLL